One genomic window of Elaeis guineensis isolate ETL-2024a chromosome 2, EG11, whole genome shotgun sequence includes the following:
- the LOC140855839 gene encoding protein trichome birefringence-like 33, with translation MESSVRMSFPNNNSTFSGLPTNYRLKVQMMKSSLSSPFSSSSSCKKSSITFYLIILFLIIYLAIFYEEELTYLFKQSIPKSQELEISERPQEPISPPQGDVLPFAVGKTEEGCDVFKGMWAYDEISRPSYAEDDCPFMEPKLKCQANGRPDKAYQNWRWQPHGCSLPSFNATFMLERLRGKRMLFVGDSLTKGQFVSMLCLLRGSIPRYSSHHKFYQSHSIFAAPEYNATIEFYWAPFLVTSNCDNATSHKGLDRIVHEYSGSLERHAQHWKGVDILVFNTYAWWQPGKMMKIVRRSWGKKYIRWMKAEDGYRLVLKSMVSWLENNIDPQKTRVFFTTMSATHFRSAEWGGKRDGNCYGETTPILDPTYWGSGSSKSIMKVVGEVLGASKTPITIINVTQLSEYRKDAHVSIYRLQPYDLTQKRPAKSDGYADCNHWCLPGLQDTWNELLYAKLLFP, from the exons ATGGAGAGTTCGGTAAGAATGTCTTTTCCAAACAATAATTCAACGTTCTCAGGTCTTCCAACTAATTACCGTCTAAAAGTTCAGATGATGAAGTCTTCCTTATCCTCTCCCTTCTCGTCCTCCTCTTCCTGTAAAAAGAGCTCCATCACCTTCTATCTTATTATCCTATTCCTCATCATCTATCTAGCCATATTCTATGAAGAGGAGTTGACGTACCTCTTCAAGCAATCAATTCCCAAGTCACAAGAGCTCGAAATCTCGGAACGACCGCAGGAACCCATATCACCGCCACAAG GAGATGTCCTCCCGTTTGCCGTGGGGAAAACGGAGGAGGGATGCGATGTGTTCAAGGGCATGTGGGCCTACGACGAGATCTCAAGGCCTTCCTACGCTGAGGATGACTGCCCTTTCATGGAGCCTAAGCTGAAGTGCCAAGCCAATGGGAGGCCCGACAAGGCATACCAGAACTGGAGATGGCAGCCTCATGGCTGCTCGCTTCCAAG CTTCAATGCCACCTTTATGCTCGAAAGACTCCGAGGGAAGCGAATGCTGTTCGTGGGAGACTCCTTGACCAAGGGTCAATTCGTCTCCATGCTGTGCCTCCTACGTGGTTCAATCCCCAGATACTCCAGTCACCATAAATTCTATCAATCCCATAGCATATTTGCTGCTCcg GAATATAATGCTACGATTGAGTTCTACTGGGCACCATTCCTCGTCACATCAAACTGTGATAATGCCACTTCTCACAAGGGGCTTGATAGAATAGTTCACGAATATTCAGGATCACTTGAAAGGCATGCTCAGCATTGGAAGGGAGTCGATATTTTGGTCTTCAACACATACGCATGGTGGCAACCAGGAAAAATGATGAAGATAGT ACGACGGTCTTGGGGAAAGAAGTACATCAGGTGGATGAAAGCCGAGGATGGCTATCGGCTTGTGCTGAAGAGCATGGTGAGCTGGTTGGAGAACAACATAGATCCCCAGAAGACTAGGGTCTTCTTCACAACCATGTCAGCGACTCATTTTAG GAGTGCCGAGTGGGGAGGGAAGCGAGATGGTAATTGCTATGGTGAAACGACTCCCATTTTGGATCCAACATATTGGGGCTCTGGTTCGAGCAAAAGCATAATGAAGGTGGTAGGAGAAGTATTAGGTGCATCAAAGACTCCCATCACCATCATCAACGTCACCCAGCTCTCGGAATACCGGAAAGATGCACACGTCTCAATCTATAGATTGCAGCCGTACGACTTAACTCAAAAGCGACCAGCAAAATCGGATGGCTATGCTGACTGCAACCACTGGTGCTTGCCTGGCCTCCAGGATACTTGGAATGAACTCTTGTATGCAAAGCTCCTCTTTCCGTAG
- the LOC140855838 gene encoding uncharacterized protein: protein MTTRRPFLLPLFLLFLLAPPPPPASGLWLGQLGTLLSLSRSLLTRVANARAARGDLAGAARVRKIADQLRLLGGGEGRGIWSLGWDFARNYAWRGGLPSTEESRAASQLLAALVEFSRIDSPAERARWALGNYRNLLALSNSLLQKLLHTFSRSGPLKEMVLVIQKEAAEGGLIRDCLEVGAADLEGLVRIARDVFFSYNSSDGGEL, encoded by the exons ATGACCACCCGCCGACCGTTCCTGCtccccctcttcctcctcttcctcctcgcgCCGCCACCGCCGCCGGCGAGTGGCCTCTGGTTAGGGCAGTTGGGGACCCTCCTCTCCCTTTCCCGCTCCCTCCTGACCCGCGTCGCCAACGCCCGCGCTGCCCGTGGTGACCTCGCCGGTGCCGCCCGGGTACGGAAGATCGCCGACCAGCTACGCCTCCTCGGTGGAGGAGAAGGCAGAGGTATCTGGTCGCTGGGCTGGGACTTCGCCCGGAACTATGCCTGGCGCGGCGGACTCCCCAGCACCGAGGAGTCCCGCGCCGCTTCTCAACTCCTGGCCGCCCTCGTCGAATTCTCTCGCATCGATTCGCCCGCGGAGAGGGCCCGGTGGGCGCTCGGGAATTACCGTAACCTGCTCGCTCTCTCCAATTCCCtccttcaaaaacttctccatACCTTCTCTCGATCG GGGCCTTTGAAGGAGATGGTTTTGGTGATTCAGAAGGAGGCAGCGGAGGGGGGGCTCATTAGGGATTGCTTGGAGGTGGGTGCTGCCGATTTAGAGGGCCTGGTTCGGATAGCCAGAGATGTCTTCTTCTCTTACAATTCTTCAGATGGTGGAGAACTCTAA